Proteins co-encoded in one Petrotoga sp. 9PW.55.5.1 genomic window:
- a CDS encoding xanthine dehydrogenase family protein molybdopterin-binding subunit: protein MKPNKYIGENVFKVDAKDKVTGKAIYPDDIYFEDMLYVKVKRATHPHAILQKIDVSKAEALPGVVKVITKKDFPNLNKFGLIIKDQPVLVGIGEKMRFMGDALAIVIAKNKEIANRAVKLIKVEVKELEVISSPFRAMESDAPKIHEEGNILLTHYLNKGDIEKGFKESDVIIEKEYKTQHIDQLPLQVESGVAVYDENSGVVTIWAATQWIHDSQADIAQSLNLPKEKIRIIQPVIGGAFGRKEDISVHIHLALAAMATKRPVKLTYTREESMTAQSKRHPIYIKAKTGATKDGKLKAWEVEVVGDTGAYASSGPAVVHKGMYHCTGPYDVPNVKGVAYTVYTNNTYGGAMRGFGTTQMAFAYESQMNILAEELGMDPVELRLKNAYRIGSTTPNGQKLIQSVNVIKTIEEAVKLSKEKEGVFYEEKR, encoded by the coding sequence TTGAAGCCAAATAAGTATATAGGTGAAAATGTTTTTAAAGTAGATGCAAAAGATAAAGTTACAGGAAAAGCCATTTATCCCGATGATATATATTTTGAAGATATGCTTTATGTAAAAGTCAAAAGAGCAACTCATCCTCATGCAATTCTTCAAAAAATAGATGTTAGTAAGGCAGAAGCTCTACCTGGGGTTGTAAAAGTAATTACAAAAAAAGATTTCCCTAATTTAAACAAATTTGGATTGATTATAAAAGATCAACCTGTTTTAGTTGGAATAGGCGAGAAAATGAGGTTCATGGGAGATGCCCTTGCAATTGTAATTGCTAAAAATAAAGAAATCGCTAATAGAGCTGTAAAATTGATAAAGGTTGAAGTAAAAGAGTTAGAAGTAATCTCAAGTCCCTTTAGAGCAATGGAAAGCGATGCGCCAAAAATTCATGAAGAAGGAAATATATTACTTACTCATTATTTAAACAAAGGAGACATCGAAAAAGGATTCAAAGAATCTGATGTAATAATAGAAAAAGAGTATAAAACTCAGCATATAGATCAGCTGCCTCTACAGGTAGAATCAGGAGTAGCCGTGTACGATGAGAATAGTGGGGTTGTTACTATCTGGGCTGCGACTCAGTGGATTCATGATAGCCAAGCGGATATTGCTCAATCACTTAATTTACCAAAAGAAAAAATAAGAATTATCCAACCAGTAATTGGTGGAGCTTTTGGAAGAAAAGAAGACATATCTGTTCATATTCATTTGGCGTTAGCTGCAATGGCAACTAAAAGACCTGTTAAATTGACTTACACAAGGGAAGAGTCTATGACAGCTCAGTCAAAAAGGCATCCAATATATATTAAAGCAAAAACTGGTGCAACCAAAGATGGGAAGTTAAAAGCTTGGGAAGTAGAAGTTGTTGGAGATACAGGTGCTTATGCATCAAGTGGGCCTGCCGTAGTTCATAAAGGAATGTATCATTGTACTGGTCCTTACGATGTTCCAAACGTAAAGGGTGTTGCTTACACTGTTTATACAAATAACACCTATGGTGGAGCTATGAGAGGCTTTGGAACAACTCAAATGGCATTTGCTTATGAATCTCAAATGAATATCCTCGCTGAAGAATTAGGCATGGATCCAGTTGAACTTAGATTAAAGAATGCATATAGAATTGGCTCTACAACACCTAACGGTCAAAAATTAATCCAAAGTGTTAACGTTATTAAAACGATCGAAGAAGCTGTAAAACTCTCCAAAGAAAAAGAAGGTGTTTTTTATGAAGAAAAAAGGTAG